CCGCCACATCATGAAATCCACATCGCCCCGCGTGCCCATGGTGGAATAGGTCATCACCATGAACTGCTTCCGGTCCTTGGTGTATTCTTCCACGACCTGGCTGAACTCTTTCTTGCCCTGTTCCCGTTCGGACTGTGGAAGCCGTCTCCAAAGCGGATCGACCTTGTAGAAGAGAAAGCTGACGTATTGCTGGGCCGCCGGGCGTTTCGGCGCCGTCTGGGTTTCTTCCTGGGCCTGCGCGGCCGGAGCTCCCCCCTGCTCCCGCGCCGACTTGGCTTGAGCCACGACGGACGGATCGATCATGGTAATGCCCCGGCTCTTGGCAAATTCCTCCACGCCGCGCATGGCCGATTTTCGCACGATGAACGGCACGTTTTGCATCTGAGCCCGGCCTTCCTCCGTCCATTCCGGCTGAACGGGCGCCGCGGTCTTGATCTCTTCATGGTCGCTCATGGAATCCTCCCTTACTCCCTATTGTATGAGTTCAGAATTACAGGAATTCAGAGCAAAAGAACTCTCATATATTATAGGATGAGTTAATCCATAAATATACTAATTCGACCCGACTTGTCAATTTTTTTCTGAGTCCGGAATCCGACTAGTCGGGCTTTCTTGACAAGGTCCGTCGAGGATGTTACTATCAAAAAATTCCAAACGTTTAGATGAGTTAGCGAATTTAAATCCAAAAATCATGGACTACAAACCGACCCTCAACCTCCCCAAAACCGATTTTCCCATGAAGGCCAACCTGAGCCAAAAGGAGCCCCAATGTCTGGCCCAATGGTCCGCCTCGGGCGGACGGGACGGGCTTTACGAGCGTCTCCAAGAGAAAAACCGGGATCGTTCGCGCTACATCCTTCATGACGGCCCGCCGTATGCGAACGGGCGGATCCATATCGGCCATGCCCTCAACAAGATCCTGAAAGACTTCGTGGTCAAGTCGAAGGCCATGGAAGGATTTGCGACGCCCTTTGTTCCGGGCTGGGACTGCCACGGACTCCCGATCGAGCACCAGGTCTTAAAAGATCTCGGACCGAGAAAACAGGGCATGAGTCAGACCGAGATCCGAAGGCTCTGCCGTGAATACGCACAGAAATACATTGAGATCCAGCGGGACGAATTTAAGCGGCTCGGCGTACTGGGCGATTGGGAGCATCCCTATCTGACGATGAACCCGGCTTACGAGGCCGCGATCGTCCGCGAATTCGGGAAAGTGGTTGAAACCGGCGCGGTCTACCGCGCGAAGAAACCGGTGCTCTGGTGTCCCAACGACGAAACGGCCCTGGCCGAGGCCGAGGTGGAATACGAAGACCACACCTCGCCGTCCATCTATGTGAAGTTTCCGTTTGTCATGTCCCCTCAGGAGCTTTCAAAACTTTGGGAGATTTCACTGGGGCCCAATGTCAGGCAGGTCTCGGCAGTTATTTGGACCACCACTCCTTGGACGCTGCCTGCTAATCAAGCCGTCTGCGCTCATCCTGCATATGATTATGCGTTTGTGGAAGTCGGCGACCAGGCATTTGTGATCGCGGAGAAACTTGTTGATTCATTCGTGAAGGCTTGTGGGTTATCAGGATTTTCTGTTCATGCGGCCAAAAGGCGAGGTAATCGTATCCAGGGATTGCGTTGTCGGCGACCATTCTCTGAAGAGCTTTCCCCAGTTGTTTCCGGTAATTTCGTCACTCTAGATCAGGGCACCGGCTGCGTCCACATCGCGCCGGGTCATGGCCAGGAAGACTATGAGCTATCGTTGAGCAATCCTTTGCTCAAAGTTTTTGCTCCGGTGGATGACCGGGGACGTTTTACGGATGAGGTGCCGGAGTTTCGGGGCCTCAAGGTCTTTGAAGCCAACCCGCTCATCACACAAAAGTTAAAAGAGAAAGGCCTCCTTCTTAATAAAGTTGATGACAAACAGACGCACACCTACCCCCACTGCTGGCGCTGCAAGAAGCCGGTGATCTTTCGCGCGACTGAGCAATGGTTCATCTCGATGGAGACGAAGGAACTGCGTCGGCGCGCGCTGGAGGCGATCGACCGGAACGTGAACTGGATTCCCAAATGGGGGCGGGACCGAATCTACGGAATGATCGAGAACCGTCCGGACTGGTGCATCTCCCGTCAGCGGGCATGGGGCGTGCCGATTGTCGCCTTCACTTGTCAGGACTGCAAAAAGATTCTTTACATCGACGATCCTGAAAAATACGCCGGGATCATCCGGCACGTCGCGGAGCGAATGGAACGCGAAGGCGGAAGCGACATCTGGTTCACAAAAACGGCCGAGGAACTTCTTCCGAATGGAACGGCCTGTCCGAAATGCAAAAGCGGCCGGTTTTCCAAGGAGAACGACATTCTGGACGTCTGGTTTGAGTCGGGCGTCAGCCACGCCGCCGTGCTCAAAACGAGACCGGAATTGAAATGGCCGGCCGATCTTTACCTCGAAGGCTCGGACCAGCACCGCGGCTGGTTTCACAGCGCGCTCCTGACGGCTCTCCTGACGGAAGGACAAGCGCCTTACAAATCCGTCCTGACCCACGGCTTCGTCGTTGACGGCGCCGGCAAGAAGATGTCCAAATCGGCCGGCAACGTGGTCGCGCCCCAGGAGGTGATCGAGAAACACGGGGCCGAGATCCTGCGGCTCTGGATCGCCGCGACCGATTTTCGCGAAGACGTCCGAATCTCGCAGGAGATTCTGTCCCATTTGATTGAAGCCTATCGGAAGATCCGCAACACCGGCCGCTTTCTTCTGAGCAATCTGTACGACTACGACCCGAAACGTGACGCGGTTCCGGATGAGAATCTGTTTGAAATCGACCGATGGGCGCTGCACCGGCTCCAGGGGCTGATCCGGCGCGTGCGGCAGGGCTACGCCCAGTTCGAATTCCACACGGTGTTTCATTCCCTTAATAATTTCTGCGCCGTGGACCTGAGCGCCATCTACCTGGACATCCTGAAAGACCGGCTTTATTCCGATCCGGCCGCTTCGACTTCCCGCCGGGCGGCCCAACGGGTGCTGTTCGAAACCCTGACGGTATTGACCCGGCTCATGGCCCCGGTCCTCTCCTTCACGGCGGAAGAGATCTGGAATCACATTCCCCGCGGGACCGCCGCGGCGGTCGGGCTTCGGGACGAGGACAGCGTTCACCTGGGCTCGTTTCCCACGGTGAGAGAGGCCGCCGTCGATGCAACGCTGGAAGCCCGGTGGGAAAAGCTCCTTGCCGTCCGCGAAGAAGTGGCCAAGTCGCTGGAGGCCAAACGAAACGAGAAGGCGATCGGAGCGTCCCAGGATGCTCGGGTCCGGCTGTGGGCGTCGGGAGACCTGTACGACTTTTTATTGAAATACGAACCCCAACTGGCCGCGGTTTTCATCGTGTCGAAAGCGGAGGTGAGACCTTTCGAAAGCCGGAACCCGAACGACGCGGCGTTCGTCAGCGGCCTCCTCCCGTCTTTTGCCGTAACCGTCGCGCGATCCGACGATCCCAAATGCGCGCGCTGCTGGTTCTACCGCGACACCGTAGGTAAAAATCCCCGGCAACCCCAGCTCTGCGCCCGCTGCGCGGAGGCGGTTGGCTGAAATGGCGCTCAAGGCCGCCTTCAAGACCGTCAAGGAAGATCCGCGGCGGTATCTCTTCCTGGCCGGGGTGGTCGGGACGATTTTCATCCTGGATCAGACCACGAAGGCCCTGATCCAGCGAACCATGCGACTGCACGAGTCCATTCCGGTCGTCGATCGGCTTTTCAGCCTCACCTACATCCGCAACGCCGGGGCGGCCTTCGGACTTTTCGCCGATCACGGCAACGCGCTCCGGATGGCTTTCTTTGTGACGATCTCGGTCGCGGCCGTTCTTTTTCTATTGACGTTCTTCGCGAAGATCCCGAAAGAGGCCCGGCTGGGCCGACTGTCCGTCGCCATGGTCATGGGCGGCGCCCTAGGGAACCTGATCGATCGGATCCGATTCGGCGAGGTGGTCGACTTCCTGGATTTTTATGTCGGCTCGTATCACTGGCCGGCTTTCAACGTGGCCGATTCCTGCATCAGCGTCGGCGTCACCCTCCTGATCTGGTACTTCATCCGGGAGGAACAGCGGGCCAAATCGTCGAAGCACCCTCCCTCCGTTCATGTCTAAAGAAGGTAGATACCCAGCCCCTATAACAGACCGCATCGTTTCTCGGGATATCATCGTCGCCCCCAAGTTCGCCTCCGAGCGGCTGGACCATTATCTGATCCGGCAGCAGGTGCACGCCTCCCGCACCTATCTTCAGCGACTCGTCCGGGACGGCGAAATTCGCGTGAACGACCGGGAGGTCAAGCCCAATTATAAGGTCCGTCCGGGAGACCGCGTGACCTGCCGCGTGCCGACCCCGGTCCCCCTGGAAATAACGGCCGAGCCGATCCCGCTGGACGTGCTTTACGAAGACGCCGGTCTTCTGGTGCTGAACAAACCGGCGGGCCTGGTAATGCATCCCGCGCCGGGACATTACACCGGGACCCTCGTCCACGCCCTTTTGGCCCATTGTAAAAACCTTTCCGGGATCGGCGGCCGGCAACGGCCGGGCCTGGTCCATCGGCTTGACAAAGACACCTCCGGCGTCATCGTCGTGGCCAAGACCGACGCCGCCCACCGGTCGCTTTCCCGGCAGTTTAAAGACCATTCCATTGAACGGACGTATCAGGCCGTCGTGGCGGGCCGTCTGCCGAAGAACGGAGGGATGATCGACCTGGCCATCGGTCGGGATCGATGGGAACGGAAAAAGATTTCCCATCGGACCTCCAGGCCCCGCGAGGCCCGGACGGCGTATCGCGTCCTCGAACGCTTCAAGACCGCCACGCGGGTCGAAGTCCGTCCCCAGACGGGGCGCACCCACCAGATCCGCGTGCATTTCGCGTCCCTCGGCCACCCGGTTCTGGGCGACCGGGTCTATGGGGGACGGTCGGTGATTCCGGCCGCGGCCACCGCGGCCCGTCAGATGCTCCATGCCGAACGGTTGGGATTTGTTCATCCGCAAAGACGGGAGTACGTCGAGTACTCCGCCCCCCTTCCTCCCGACATGGAGCGCGTGATTGAAGCCCTTCGCGCGGATAAACAACCTTGACTTTGACGACTATACGGCGGTATACTCCATATTGAACTTTCTATTTTTGATCTCATCCTGTTAAGGAATTACGAAACTCCAACCGGCAAGGGGGATATGACATGAAGCGCGTATCGAAGACGCACGTGGGGCAGCGGATCCGCGCGATCCGCGGGAAAATGAATCAAACCGACTTCGCCAAGATCATCGGGGTGCGCAAACAAAATTACGTGAGCCGGTACGAACACGGCCGGATTCCCAACCCGGAACTTCTGGTTCGCATCGCCAATCACGGGAAGGTCACGGTGGATTGGCTCTTAACCGGTCGAGGCAAGGGGCCGAAATCCCGTTAAAACACCCAGCCCCGTAAAACGATCTTACGGGGCCGGGGTCCTTTCCTTCTAAGTCGTTCCTTCCCTAAAAGGCAAAGTCAAACGCGAGCAGCGCGGTCTGTCCGACCTGATTGCCGCCCGCGGCGTCCGTCTTCTTCGTCTGAAAATAGTTGTATTCGGCATGCAAGGTGGTGTCGACCCGCGTCGAGATGTTGAAGTTGTACCGCGCCATGACGGTGTGTGAATTCACGTCGTTAAAGCTCTTGGCAAACGCGGGGTCGCCCTGACGGCTGTTGCGGACAATATCATACCGGTAGATGAACAGCCACGCGGGAATCTGAACGGGATTGTAATCCAGTTCCGCGAAGCCTCCGTTCCAGACCGCGTTCTGGGCCCCCGCGATTCCCTGCGAGGAAAACAGCTCTTTGTTGTCGTTCGCATGCATGTAGGCCCCGAAGATATTCAGCTGATTTAACGCGGTCACGCTGACATCCCCTCCGATGCGGGAAAACGCCTGGCCGTCCGACGCGATCGCCCCGCAACCGCTCGGCCCGGAGGGCGACGCCGCGCAGACGGAATTCGGCGCCGTGGGCGCCTTGCCGTACGCTCCGAAGACCCCGACCCGTTGACCGGAGACAATCCCGTAGCCGCCGAAGGATTGAGTGACGTGCCCGTAGAAATTGAGCCGATGACCTCCGCCGGTGGCATCGGCGTTGACATCGCTGTTGGAAAGCGCGTTTAACGAATACCGGAAAAAACCGTCGCCGGGAGTGGCCTTGATTCCCGCCAGCTCCAACCCCGGATGATTATCGCCGATGCCGAAATCGTTGGGATCGGCATAGCCCTGGGTCGGGAGAAGCCCGGGATTGGCCAACAACGTCGTATAGGGCGTTCCGGCCACATAATGGTACATCACAAACGGGGTGTTGAGCGTCGGGCTGCGTTTCTCGCTGAACGGGAGGTCCAGCTCGTACTTCCCCACCCTCATGTTCAAGAGATAATCACTGTGGAAGAGATTGTCCACCTTCAGGAAGGCCGATTCCAGATCGCTGTCGTCCAGGCTGCTCCCGGAGCCGAATCCGGCGCTTCCCAGGCCCGGAGTAAAAACGACGCCGAAACTGATATCCCGGGCCAGGGTGCCGAAACTCAGGACATCCAGGCCGGTGAACCCGAACCCCCCGCTGGAAATGTTCGCCGTCGGATCACCCGGAGTCCCGTCGCCCGCCTTGTGGAGGCTGGAATACTGATAGCCCACCGTGGTCCGGAACGCGACCGGCCAGTACCCGTTCGTCAAGCCTTCCGAGGTCGGCAGATCCTGTTCGCCCAGAAGCTGATAACCGCGGTCACGGAACAGGTTCCCGAAGTCGCTCAATTTTGGAAAGGACGGCACATGGCAGACGCTGCAGGGGAGATTGTATTTCCGGGCAAAGGCCGGGATCGCGAGGGCCTGTTTGGGCGTAAGCGGTATCGTAAGTAAGAAGGCAAGACCGGCGAACAAACCGAGAAGGATCCGTTGCATTGAAACCTCCTTGTTGATGGTAACGCTGAACGAGTCTAGAACCTCCATCGACTTAGAATCCGGTCGACCTCTAAAATAAAACTATATCACTCATTTACAAAATGTCAATACTATAATTAGTATACCAATGGTTTTTCCTTGAACCGCTTCATCCGGAAAGTCTCCTCCCGCTCCCGCTCCTCCAGGGCAAAGCGGATCGTCCGGATCTGGTAACGCAATTCCGGCAGGACGATCTCGGTGAGGGCGTTGATCCGGCGCGTTGTTTTCTTGATCTCTTCGCCGATCTTCTTCAGTCGCATCTCGACCGAAATGATCTTGAGAATCTGGTCCAGCACCTTTTCAAAATCGCGCGCCGCCGTGTTCGTGTAACCGGAAACGCTCGGCACGGCGTACCCTCGCGCGTCGGCGGAGCGGACGACGCTCCGGCACTGGATTTCCGGAAACGTAACGCCCCAAACATTCCGTTCGACCAGCTCAAACGGGATGTCCCGCCGGGCCGCGAAGGCGGCCGATTCAACGACGGCCCGGCCGTCCAGCCCGAGGGCCACGGCCAGGGAGTTCATGGCCCCCTCCATCATCCGCCGAAGAAGATCCCGCGAGGCGACCACGGTGTCCATCGCCGAGAAAAATTCGCGGACCAGCGCCTCACGCTTGCTGCGCAGAAGATCCAGCCCCTTCCGGGTCGATCCCACCCGGGCTTTCAGGATCAGGAGGTTCATTCGCGTCGGACTGGTTTTCTGCATTCACACCCCCGCTTCGGGATGACCGGAAACCGTCACCCTTTATAAAAGCGCTGGACAAACTCGGGCTTGATCCGCGTGAGCCGTTCCTTGGGAAGAAGGCCCAAAAGCGACCACCCCAGGTCCAGGGTCTGCTCCAGGCGGCGCTCCTCCCCGCCCTGGCTCACGAATTCCCGCTCGAACCGCTCGGCGAATTGAAGCAGCCGCTTGTCCGATTCGGTCAAGCCCTCTTCGCCGACGATGGCGGCCAGACGGCGGAGATCCCGTCCCTGGGCGTAGAAGGCGTACAGCTGGTCCGCCACGCCGCGGTGGTCCGCCCGGGTTTTCCCCTCGCCGATCCCCAGATTCATCAGGCGCGACAGGCTCGGCAGAACGTCGATCGGCGGATAAATCCCCTTTCGGTGAAGATCCCGCGACAGGACGATCTGGCCTTCGGTGATGTAACCCGTGAGATCGGGAATCGGGTGGGTGATGTCGTCGTCGGGCATCGTCAAAATGGGCAGCTGCGTCACCGAGCCGGGAAGTCCTTTGATCCGTCCGGCCCGCTCGTAGATCATGGCCAAATCCGTATACATATACCCGGGATACCCCCGGCGACCCGGAATCTCCTCGCGCGCCGTGGCGATCTCGCGGAGCGCCTCGCAGTAATTGGTGATGTCCGTGAGGATGACCAGGACATGACGGTTGCGGGTGAAGGCGAGATACTCGGCCGCGGTCAGGGCGAATCGCGGCGTCAGGAGCCTCTCGATCGTGGGATCGTCGGCCAGGTTTAAAAACACGACGGTGTGCTCCGACACCCCGCTCTTTTCAAACTCCTCCAGGAAGAACGAGGCTTCGCGGAAAGTAATGCCCATCGCGGCGAAAACGATGGCGAACTCGGCCTCCTCGCCGATCACCTTGGCCTGCCGGAGGATCTGGGCCGCGATTTCTTTCGCCGGCAGACCGGATCCCGAGAAAATCGGCAGTTTCTGCCCGCGCACCAACGTGTTCAGCCCGTCGACGGTGGAGAGCCCGGTCTGGATGAAATGCCCGGGCTTGTCGCGCGCGACGGGATTGATCGGACTGCCGATGATTCCGACCCACCGCTCCGGAATAATCTCCGGCAGGCCGTCGATCGGCTCGCCCACCCCGTTGAAACGACGGCCCAGAATGTCCGGCGAAAGTCCCATCCGGGCGACGTTCTCGGAGAACCGGAGCCGCGTGCCGGTGGTGCTGATGCCGGCGGTGGCCTCCAGCACCTGGATCACGGCATGCCGGTCCGAAATCTCGATCACCTGACCCCGGCGTTCCCGGCCGTCGGGCAAAAGGATCGCGACCATCTCGCCGACGGAGACCCGGCGGACCTTCTCCACAAACAGCAGCGGGCCGCTGACGGAATGAAGGGTGCCGTATTCCCGGGTCAGATAATCCATCAGCCGGTTTCCCGCTTGCGTTCCTGGTCCATTCGAGCCATTAATTCCTTCGCCCGATCGACGAACCCGGTCGCCGGGATCTCTTTCATCCGTCCGAGCTCTTCCCGGATCGGAAGACCGAAGATCTCCTCCACCGGCCGGCCTTTTTTCTGGAGGTCCTGACAGAGAAGCTCAAAGTCGAAGATCACCTTGAGCATCCAGTACTGCTTTTCCATCGGACAGGAAGCGTCCGTCTCCGAGAACGCGTGCTGTCGGAGAAAATCCTCCCGAAGCACGCGGCCGAGTTCCAGCGTGATCCGTTGCGGCTCCTGCAGGGCGTCGATGCCGACCAGTTGAACGATCTCCTGGAGTTCCTCTTCCTGTTGCAACAGCGCCATCATCCGTTTACGGAGGCCGGACCAGTCGGGCGCGACCGACCGCCGGTAATAGTCCTCCAACGAATCCATGTAAAGCGAGTAGCTGCGTTTCCAGTCGATGGCCGGGAAATGCCGCCGGTGGGCCAGGTCGGAGTCCAGGGCCCATAATGTCCCGGCCACGCGCATCGAACACTGCGTCACCGGTTCGGAGAAATCGCCCCCGGGCGGGGAGATCGCCGAAACCACGGTAATGGATCCCTGACGCTCGCCCGATCCCAGACAGGCCGCGCGTCCCCCGCGCTCGTAGAAATTGGCCAGCCGCGTGGCCAGATACGTGGGGTATCCCTCTTCCCCCGGCATCTCCTCCAGCCTCGAAGAAATCTCCCGCAGCGCCTCGGCCCATCGAGAAGTGGAATCGGCCATGAGGGCGACGCGATATCCCATGTCGCGATAATACTCGGCGATCGTGATCCCGGTGTAGATCGAGGCCTCGCGGGCCGCCACCGGCATGTTGGAGGTGTTGATCACCAAAACGGTCCGCTCCATCAGCGGGCGGCCCGAGACCGGGTCCGTCAGCTCCGGGAAATCGGCCAGGACTTCGGTCATCTCATTGCCCCGCTCGCCGCAGCCCACGTATATAATGATGTCGGCCTGCGCGTGCTTGGCCAGGGTCTGCTCGACCACCGTCTTGCCGGTTCCAAAGCCGCCCGGCACGATCGCCGTGCCGCCGGCCGCCACGGGAAACAGAAGATCGAAGATCCGCTGGCCGGTGATGAACGGCAGCGTGGGAGAGAGACGTTCACGGAACGGACGCGGGGTGCGCACGGGCCAGTTCTGCATCAACGTCAGCGGCGTTCCGTTATCGAGCGCGGCGATCGTGTC
This Nitrospiria bacterium DNA region includes the following protein-coding sequences:
- the lspA gene encoding signal peptidase II, which produces MALKAAFKTVKEDPRRYLFLAGVVGTIFILDQTTKALIQRTMRLHESIPVVDRLFSLTYIRNAGAAFGLFADHGNALRMAFFVTISVAAVLFLLTFFAKIPKEARLGRLSVAMVMGGALGNLIDRIRFGEVVDFLDFYVGSYHWPAFNVADSCISVGVTLLIWYFIREEQRAKSSKHPPSVHV
- a CDS encoding V-type ATP synthase subunit A is translated as MDKKRERPASNREPLRGVISQVSGPTVVAAGMIGTRMYNRVIVGETGLLGEVIRLEGDRATIQVYEDTTGLSLGEAVIDAGEPLLAELGPGLLGSIFDGVQRPLDVIRQEEGNFIGRGVVVPALPRAKQWPFVPTVKSGESVSGGDVIGTIAETPRIEHRVLVPPAVSGKVTEIHEGSFRVTDTIAALDNGTPLTLMQNWPVRTPRPFRERLSPTLPFITGQRIFDLLFPVAAGGTAIVPGGFGTGKTVVEQTLAKHAQADIIIYVGCGERGNEMTEVLADFPELTDPVSGRPLMERTVLVINTSNMPVAAREASIYTGITIAEYYRDMGYRVALMADSTSRWAEALREISSRLEEMPGEEGYPTYLATRLANFYERGGRAACLGSGERQGSITVVSAISPPGGDFSEPVTQCSMRVAGTLWALDSDLAHRRHFPAIDWKRSYSLYMDSLEDYYRRSVAPDWSGLRKRMMALLQQEEELQEIVQLVGIDALQEPQRITLELGRVLREDFLRQHAFSETDASCPMEKQYWMLKVIFDFELLCQDLQKKGRPVEEIFGLPIREELGRMKEIPATGFVDRAKELMARMDQERKRETG
- a CDS encoding V-type ATP synthase subunit B, with the protein product MDYLTREYGTLHSVSGPLLFVEKVRRVSVGEMVAILLPDGRERRGQVIEISDRHAVIQVLEATAGISTTGTRLRFSENVARMGLSPDILGRRFNGVGEPIDGLPEIIPERWVGIIGSPINPVARDKPGHFIQTGLSTVDGLNTLVRGQKLPIFSGSGLPAKEIAAQILRQAKVIGEEAEFAIVFAAMGITFREASFFLEEFEKSGVSEHTVVFLNLADDPTIERLLTPRFALTAAEYLAFTRNRHVLVILTDITNYCEALREIATAREEIPGRRGYPGYMYTDLAMIYERAGRIKGLPGSVTQLPILTMPDDDITHPIPDLTGYITEGQIVLSRDLHRKGIYPPIDVLPSLSRLMNLGIGEGKTRADHRGVADQLYAFYAQGRDLRRLAAIVGEEGLTESDKRLLQFAERFEREFVSQGGEERRLEQTLDLGWSLLGLLPKERLTRIKPEFVQRFYKG
- a CDS encoding V-type ATP synthase subunit D, producing the protein MQKTSPTRMNLLILKARVGSTRKGLDLLRSKREALVREFFSAMDTVVASRDLLRRMMEGAMNSLAVALGLDGRAVVESAAFAARRDIPFELVERNVWGVTFPEIQCRSVVRSADARGYAVPSVSGYTNTAARDFEKVLDQILKIISVEMRLKKIGEEIKKTTRRINALTEIVLPELRYQIRTIRFALEEREREETFRMKRFKEKPLVY
- the ileS gene encoding isoleucine--tRNA ligase; amino-acid sequence: MDYKPTLNLPKTDFPMKANLSQKEPQCLAQWSASGGRDGLYERLQEKNRDRSRYILHDGPPYANGRIHIGHALNKILKDFVVKSKAMEGFATPFVPGWDCHGLPIEHQVLKDLGPRKQGMSQTEIRRLCREYAQKYIEIQRDEFKRLGVLGDWEHPYLTMNPAYEAAIVREFGKVVETGAVYRAKKPVLWCPNDETALAEAEVEYEDHTSPSIYVKFPFVMSPQELSKLWEISLGPNVRQVSAVIWTTTPWTLPANQAVCAHPAYDYAFVEVGDQAFVIAEKLVDSFVKACGLSGFSVHAAKRRGNRIQGLRCRRPFSEELSPVVSGNFVTLDQGTGCVHIAPGHGQEDYELSLSNPLLKVFAPVDDRGRFTDEVPEFRGLKVFEANPLITQKLKEKGLLLNKVDDKQTHTYPHCWRCKKPVIFRATEQWFISMETKELRRRALEAIDRNVNWIPKWGRDRIYGMIENRPDWCISRQRAWGVPIVAFTCQDCKKILYIDDPEKYAGIIRHVAERMEREGGSDIWFTKTAEELLPNGTACPKCKSGRFSKENDILDVWFESGVSHAAVLKTRPELKWPADLYLEGSDQHRGWFHSALLTALLTEGQAPYKSVLTHGFVVDGAGKKMSKSAGNVVAPQEVIEKHGAEILRLWIAATDFREDVRISQEILSHLIEAYRKIRNTGRFLLSNLYDYDPKRDAVPDENLFEIDRWALHRLQGLIRRVRQGYAQFEFHTVFHSLNNFCAVDLSAIYLDILKDRLYSDPAASTSRRAAQRVLFETLTVLTRLMAPVLSFTAEEIWNHIPRGTAAAVGLRDEDSVHLGSFPTVREAAVDATLEARWEKLLAVREEVAKSLEAKRNEKAIGASQDARVRLWASGDLYDFLLKYEPQLAAVFIVSKAEVRPFESRNPNDAAFVSGLLPSFAVTVARSDDPKCARCWFYRDTVGKNPRQPQLCARCAEAVG
- a CDS encoding helix-turn-helix transcriptional regulator, whose amino-acid sequence is MKRVSKTHVGQRIRAIRGKMNQTDFAKIIGVRKQNYVSRYEHGRIPNPELLVRIANHGKVTVDWLLTGRGKGPKSR
- a CDS encoding RluA family pseudouridine synthase, which codes for MSKEGRYPAPITDRIVSRDIIVAPKFASERLDHYLIRQQVHASRTYLQRLVRDGEIRVNDREVKPNYKVRPGDRVTCRVPTPVPLEITAEPIPLDVLYEDAGLLVLNKPAGLVMHPAPGHYTGTLVHALLAHCKNLSGIGGRQRPGLVHRLDKDTSGVIVVAKTDAAHRSLSRQFKDHSIERTYQAVVAGRLPKNGGMIDLAIGRDRWERKKISHRTSRPREARTAYRVLERFKTATRVEVRPQTGRTHQIRVHFASLGHPVLGDRVYGGRSVIPAAATAARQMLHAERLGFVHPQRREYVEYSAPLPPDMERVIEALRADKQP